A single region of the Phycisphaerae bacterium RAS1 genome encodes:
- the sigA_1 gene encoding RNA polymerase sigma factor SigA produces MKPELKFSNPGLSSAAQPVRSALKRIRPTAKLPAQPVLRRLTAPELDLLSRRLSETAECVFNDAFRGSRDSFWLAQAPRPDHAHSSDRRYDENEFALLSAGPGIVLTVEEERRLFLSMNFCRYRVMRVLRKYAGRRLTLAATRDLLHWEQAAQGIRAEIIRSNISLVLAMARRARIHGVELTDLVSEGNLALLRCADKFDCARGFKFSTYACRAILSSFSRSAMKSARYRMQTPAQYDPSLEKSDFVERQREAVAGDCVQGLKSILDQNLAELSGVEQRVLTARFLLDEPAPSLSRGRTLEEVGSLLGVSKERVRQIQNKALEKLRATLDARLLASA; encoded by the coding sequence ATGAAGCCTGAACTCAAGTTTTCGAATCCGGGGCTTTCGAGCGCGGCACAGCCCGTGCGATCGGCGCTGAAGCGCATTCGTCCGACGGCGAAGCTCCCGGCGCAGCCGGTTCTGCGCCGCCTGACGGCGCCCGAGTTGGACCTTCTCAGCCGCCGGCTGAGTGAGACGGCCGAGTGCGTTTTCAACGACGCGTTTCGCGGCAGCAGAGACAGCTTCTGGCTGGCGCAGGCGCCGCGGCCGGACCACGCGCACAGCAGCGATCGGCGTTATGACGAGAACGAGTTCGCGCTGCTCAGCGCGGGCCCCGGCATTGTCCTGACGGTGGAGGAGGAGCGGCGGCTGTTTCTCAGCATGAACTTCTGCCGTTACCGCGTGATGCGCGTGCTGCGCAAATACGCCGGGCGGCGGCTGACGCTGGCGGCGACGCGCGACCTGCTGCACTGGGAGCAGGCGGCGCAGGGTATTCGAGCCGAGATCATCCGCTCGAACATCTCGCTGGTGCTGGCGATGGCCCGGCGGGCGCGGATTCACGGCGTGGAGCTGACGGACCTGGTGAGCGAGGGCAATCTCGCGCTGCTGCGCTGCGCCGACAAGTTTGACTGCGCCCGCGGCTTCAAGTTCAGCACGTATGCGTGCCGAGCGATCCTGAGCAGCTTCTCGCGCTCGGCGATGAAGTCAGCCCGTTATCGCATGCAGACGCCGGCGCAGTACGACCCGTCGCTGGAAAAGAGTGATTTCGTTGAGCGGCAGCGCGAGGCGGTCGCCGGCGACTGCGTGCAGGGACTGAAGTCGATTCTGGATCAGAACCTGGCCGAGCTGAGCGGCGTGGAGCAGCGCGTGCTGACAGCCCGCTTTCTGCTCGACGAGCCGGCCCCGTCGCTGAGCCGCGGCCGGACGCTCGAAGAGGTCGGCTCGCTCCTGGGCGTGAGCAAGGAGCGCGTGCGGCAGATTCAGAACAAGGCCCTGGAGAAGCTGCGTGCGACGCTGGATGCGCGGCTGCTGGCGTCGGCGTAA
- the sugC gene encoding Trehalose import ATP-binding protein SugC: MAEVILSQISKVYPGGVKAVDGVDLTIRDTEFIVLVGPSGCGKSTTLRMVAGLEDISGGTIRIGDRVVNDVAPKDRDIAMVFQNYALYPHMDVYNNMAFGLKLRRKHAMWDNPVAAMVAPGRRAEARAERDEIDRRVRDAAEILGITNLLARRPRQLSGGQRQRVAVGRAIVRQPKAFLFDEPLSNLDAKLRVEMRAELKRLHRQVRTTTIYVTHDQEEAMTLGDRVVVMKDGRIHQCATPFETYERPVNRFVAGFVGTPPMNFLEGRLLPAGGGLTFDDGEQKLALCARHAAKLAAYADKSVVIGIRPEFLHPADGAASTTAADIAGHRLETGATEMLSHRLETGATATHGAYLQVNIGVVEPLGDRMDVMASTPRHPHLVARVDSRSPVREGTAARLRVDMDRVHFFEPGPDGRNISLD, encoded by the coding sequence ATGGCCGAGGTCATTCTCTCCCAGATCAGCAAGGTCTACCCCGGCGGCGTCAAGGCCGTCGACGGCGTCGATCTCACCATCCGCGACACCGAGTTCATCGTCCTCGTCGGCCCCTCCGGCTGCGGAAAAAGCACCACCCTCCGCATGGTCGCCGGGCTGGAGGATATCTCCGGCGGGACGATCCGCATCGGCGACCGCGTCGTGAACGACGTGGCCCCCAAGGACCGCGACATCGCGATGGTCTTTCAGAATTACGCCCTCTACCCGCACATGGACGTCTACAACAACATGGCCTTCGGCCTCAAGCTCCGCCGAAAGCACGCCATGTGGGACAACCCCGTCGCGGCCATGGTCGCGCCCGGCCGGCGGGCGGAGGCGCGGGCCGAGCGCGACGAGATCGACCGCCGCGTGCGCGACGCGGCCGAAATCCTGGGCATCACCAACCTGCTGGCGCGCCGCCCGCGGCAGCTTTCCGGCGGGCAGCGGCAGCGCGTCGCGGTCGGGCGAGCGATCGTGCGCCAGCCGAAGGCGTTCCTGTTCGACGAGCCGCTGTCGAATCTCGACGCCAAGCTGCGCGTGGAAATGCGGGCGGAGCTGAAGCGGCTGCATCGGCAGGTGCGCACGACCACGATCTACGTCACGCACGACCAGGAAGAGGCCATGACCCTGGGCGACCGCGTGGTGGTGATGAAAGATGGGCGGATTCACCAGTGCGCCACGCCCTTCGAGACGTATGAGCGGCCGGTGAATCGCTTCGTGGCCGGATTCGTGGGCACGCCGCCGATGAATTTTCTGGAGGGGCGGCTGCTGCCTGCGGGCGGCGGGCTGACGTTTGACGACGGCGAGCAGAAGCTGGCGCTCTGCGCGCGCCACGCGGCCAAGCTGGCGGCGTACGCCGACAAGTCCGTGGTGATCGGGATTCGGCCGGAGTTTCTGCATCCGGCGGATGGGGCGGCGAGTACAACCGCGGCCGACATCGCAGGCCACCGGTTGGAAACCGGTGCCACAGAGATGCTGAGCCACCGGTTGGAAACCGGTGCCACAGCGACGCATGGCGCGTATCTCCAGGTGAACATCGGCGTCGTGGAGCCGCTCGGCGACCGCATGGACGTCATGGCGTCCACCCCGCGGCATCCGCACCTCGTGGCGCGGGTGGATTCGCGCTCGCCGGTGCGCGAAGGCACGGCGGCGCGGCTGCGCGTGGACATGGACCGCGTGCATTTCTTTGAGCCGGGGCCGGACGGGCGGAATATCAGTTTAGACTAG
- a CDS encoding 8-oxoguanine deaminase, translated as MQMLLTNALLADIDPPRVEAGALRIDGGLIIERGSALRRAAGDEVVDCGGAVVLPGLVNGHTHLYSALATGMPPPPVAPHDFLEILRFVWWRLDQALDEEAIAASARIGAIDALHCGTTTLIDHHASPNCIGGSLDLIESALAEVGPRGVLCYETTDRHGRAGRDAGLAENRRFAARCRRSGGGRFAALIGAHASFTLDDDALDALAAIASETGVGVHIHVAEDPCDAADAENRRGRGLLDRLSAHGLLGGSSIFAHGTHLSPADAQRVNAAGVTMAHNPRSNMNNAVGYAPVGSFTGPVMLGTDGIGGDMLAEARAAWFISRHQQAGLTPQRMIEMLAAAARRASASLGVTLGKLKPGAAADVVVTDYHPATPLTTENLAGHLLFGLNARHVSDVLIDGRWRLRGRTLVGLDEGSLRASSQRIADHLWAAM; from the coding sequence ATGCAAATGCTGCTCACCAACGCCCTGCTGGCCGACATTGATCCCCCGCGCGTGGAAGCCGGCGCCCTGCGCATCGACGGCGGGCTCATCATCGAGCGCGGCTCAGCGCTGCGCCGCGCCGCCGGCGACGAGGTCGTCGATTGCGGCGGCGCGGTTGTGCTGCCCGGCCTGGTCAACGGGCATACGCATCTCTATTCGGCGTTGGCCACCGGCATGCCGCCTCCGCCCGTTGCGCCGCACGATTTCCTCGAGATTCTCCGGTTCGTCTGGTGGCGGCTGGACCAGGCGCTCGATGAGGAGGCGATTGCCGCCTCGGCCCGCATCGGTGCGATCGACGCCTTGCACTGCGGCACGACCACGCTGATCGACCATCATGCGTCGCCCAATTGCATCGGCGGATCGCTAGACCTGATCGAATCGGCGCTGGCCGAAGTCGGCCCGCGCGGGGTGCTCTGCTACGAAACCACCGACCGCCACGGCCGCGCCGGGCGCGACGCCGGTTTGGCCGAGAACCGCCGCTTCGCAGCCCGCTGCCGGCGATCCGGCGGCGGGCGCTTCGCGGCGCTGATCGGGGCGCACGCCTCGTTCACGCTCGACGACGATGCGCTCGACGCACTGGCCGCGATCGCAAGTGAAACGGGGGTGGGCGTGCACATCCACGTCGCCGAAGATCCCTGCGACGCGGCCGATGCCGAGAACCGCCGCGGCCGCGGGCTGCTGGATCGCCTGTCAGCGCACGGCCTGCTCGGCGGCAGCAGCATTTTCGCCCACGGCACGCACCTTTCGCCGGCGGACGCGCAGCGCGTCAACGCCGCCGGCGTCACGATGGCTCACAACCCGCGCTCGAACATGAACAACGCCGTCGGCTACGCCCCCGTTGGCTCGTTCACCGGCCCGGTCATGCTGGGCACCGACGGCATCGGCGGCGACATGCTGGCCGAAGCCCGGGCGGCGTGGTTTATCTCGCGGCATCAGCAGGCCGGCCTGACGCCGCAGCGGATGATCGAGATGCTGGCAGCGGCGGCGCGGCGGGCGTCGGCGTCGCTGGGCGTCACGCTGGGCAAGTTGAAGCCCGGCGCGGCGGCGGACGTCGTCGTCACCGATTACCACCCTGCGACGCCGCTGACGACGGAAAACCTGGCGGGCCACCTGCTTTTCGGCCTGAACGCACGGCACGTTTCAGACGTGCTGATCGACGGCCGCTGGCGGCTGCGCGGGCGGACGCTCGTCGGCTTGGACGAGGGATCGCTCCGCGCCTCCTCACAACGCATCGCCGATCACCTTTGGGCTGCGATGTAG
- the argF_1 gene encoding Ornithine carbamoyltransferase, which produces MSVDLRGRSLLSIRDLSPEAIHAIIHSAIDLKRDRAALLARKPLAGKTLAMIFQKPSLRTRVSFEAGMTLMGGHAIYLAPTDIRLGERESTEDIARVLSRYCDLIMARVFGHNIVEDLARYAGVPVINGLSDFEHPCQILADLQTVQERKGRLSGLSAVFVGDGNNVAHSLMFGAALVGMSLTVATPPGYEPAAAVLRDSQEIGRRSGATIRVLNDPVEASRGVDMLYTDVWASMGQEAEAGERRDKFRGFQINAGLMQVARPDAVILHCLPAHYGEEIDFDTSRTPNSAIFDQAENRMHAQNALMLMLAG; this is translated from the coding sequence ATGTCCGTCGATCTCCGCGGCCGCAGTCTCCTGTCCATCCGCGACCTCAGCCCCGAGGCGATTCATGCCATTATCCACAGCGCCATCGACCTGAAACGCGACCGCGCGGCGCTGCTGGCCCGCAAGCCGCTGGCCGGCAAGACGCTGGCCATGATCTTCCAGAAACCCTCGCTACGCACACGCGTCTCGTTCGAGGCCGGCATGACGCTCATGGGCGGCCACGCCATCTACCTGGCCCCGACCGACATCAGGCTGGGCGAGCGCGAGTCGACCGAGGACATCGCCCGCGTCCTGTCGCGCTACTGCGACCTCATCATGGCCCGCGTCTTCGGCCACAACATCGTCGAAGATCTGGCCCGCTACGCCGGCGTTCCGGTCATCAACGGCCTGTCCGACTTCGAGCACCCGTGCCAGATCCTGGCCGACCTGCAGACCGTGCAGGAACGCAAGGGCCGGCTCAGCGGGCTGAGCGCCGTCTTTGTCGGCGACGGCAACAACGTGGCTCACTCGCTCATGTTCGGCGCGGCGCTGGTCGGCATGAGCCTAACGGTCGCCACGCCGCCGGGGTATGAGCCCGCCGCGGCGGTGCTGCGCGATTCGCAGGAAATCGGCCGGCGGAGCGGCGCGACGATCCGCGTGCTGAACGACCCGGTCGAAGCGTCGCGCGGCGTCGACATGCTCTACACGGACGTGTGGGCGTCGATGGGCCAGGAAGCCGAAGCCGGGGAGCGGCGTGACAAATTTCGCGGTTTCCAGATCAACGCCGGGTTGATGCAGGTCGCCAGGCCGGATGCGGTGATTCTGCATTGCCTGCCGGCCCACTACGGGGAGGAGATCGATTTCGACACCTCGCGCACGCCGAATTCGGCCATTTTCGACCAGGCGGAAAACCGCATGCACGCCCAGAACGCGCTGATGCTGATGCTGGCCGGCTGA
- the rsmD gene encoding Ribosomal RNA small subunit methyltransferase D, translating to MRVIAGQFRGRSLESPPGFKTRPLTDRVKETLFNILGSRYGTPAELPPLRVLDVFAGTGGLGIEAISRGARSCVFIERDRQTLRTLRQNIEKLRLQPISNVLAENAWTMRVPASLGEAEDDGRFDLVFLDPPYRDVDDPRRMLDLLERLEPRLAPAGLVVFRYEFRSKFPLDQMRGLRCDDFREIGKMNLALLCRSEPRAAHAVD from the coding sequence ATGCGCGTCATTGCCGGACAATTTCGCGGACGCTCGCTCGAGTCGCCGCCGGGTTTCAAGACGCGTCCGCTGACCGACCGCGTGAAGGAGACGCTCTTCAATATTCTGGGGAGCCGCTACGGCACGCCGGCGGAATTGCCGCCGCTACGCGTGCTGGATGTCTTCGCGGGCACGGGCGGGTTGGGCATCGAGGCGATTTCGCGCGGGGCGCGTTCGTGCGTGTTCATCGAGCGCGACCGGCAGACGCTGCGCACGCTGCGCCAGAATATCGAGAAGCTGCGGCTACAGCCGATTTCGAATGTGCTCGCGGAGAACGCCTGGACCATGCGCGTGCCGGCGTCGCTGGGCGAGGCGGAGGACGACGGCCGTTTCGATCTCGTGTTTCTGGATCCGCCGTACCGCGACGTGGACGACCCGCGGCGGATGCTGGACCTTCTGGAGCGGCTGGAGCCGCGGCTGGCCCCGGCCGGGCTGGTGGTGTTCCGCTACGAGTTTCGGTCGAAGTTCCCGCTGGACCAGATGCGCGGGCTGCGGTGCGATGATTTTCGTGAGATCGGGAAGATGAACCTGGCGCTGCTCTGCCGGTCCGAGCCGCGAGCGGCGCACGCCGTCGACTGA
- the xcpT_1 gene encoding Type II secretion system protein G precursor has product MSGDYFRRARSGFTLIELLVVIAIISLLISILLPSLSEAREQAKRTKCGANLRAIGNAVEACRSENNGFGPSWDDGDAFAGSGAPARPAPYILYTWLDVLYDIGYLSDWKAGLCATDKRPDQPMRDRGAVGNPDWEFVSPSGKLELGTRTSYALNIVMHYNYKEDLFEDAARQVYACDGWWNWFGSINAAWVMAPRIVPSVPPDAARWPVSDEANGTSVAWRHGKQRFCQFVFRDGHAQLVQPKVPKTAAELLIATVDTTKVFSWLPGEQNVKVSLNNTYSSTHANPQRVTAWNNRRPFWAGGNLTGSPIVADRRGRSLDLAPGIEGTTGNWHPYGYAQELSPVWRSKNKAWRRLPMYQRETER; this is encoded by the coding sequence ATGTCAGGCGATTATTTCCGCCGTGCTAGAAGCGGTTTCACGCTGATTGAGCTGCTGGTCGTGATCGCGATCATCTCGCTCCTCATATCGATCCTCCTACCCAGCCTGTCTGAGGCGCGCGAGCAGGCGAAGCGGACCAAGTGCGGCGCCAATCTGCGGGCGATCGGCAATGCGGTTGAGGCCTGCCGGTCGGAGAATAATGGGTTCGGGCCATCGTGGGACGACGGCGACGCGTTCGCCGGCAGCGGCGCGCCGGCTCGCCCCGCGCCGTACATCCTCTATACCTGGCTGGATGTGCTTTACGACATCGGCTACCTGAGCGATTGGAAGGCCGGCCTGTGCGCAACCGACAAGCGACCGGATCAGCCGATGCGCGACCGCGGCGCCGTCGGAAACCCCGACTGGGAATTCGTATCGCCGTCCGGGAAGCTGGAGCTCGGCACGCGTACGAGCTACGCACTGAACATCGTCATGCACTACAACTACAAGGAGGACCTGTTCGAGGACGCCGCTCGCCAGGTCTACGCCTGCGATGGCTGGTGGAACTGGTTCGGCTCGATCAACGCCGCGTGGGTGATGGCGCCGCGGATTGTCCCTTCGGTTCCTCCCGACGCTGCTCGCTGGCCCGTCAGCGACGAAGCGAACGGTACGTCGGTCGCATGGAGGCACGGGAAACAGCGCTTCTGCCAGTTCGTTTTTCGCGACGGGCACGCTCAACTCGTGCAGCCAAAGGTTCCGAAAACCGCGGCTGAGCTTCTGATCGCAACCGTTGATACGACGAAGGTCTTCTCATGGCTCCCCGGCGAACAGAACGTAAAGGTATCGCTGAACAACACTTATAGCTCAACTCACGCGAATCCGCAACGTGTGACCGCGTGGAACAACCGTCGTCCATTCTGGGCTGGCGGCAATTTGACTGGCTCGCCGATTGTGGCGGACCGACGAGGGCGGTCGTTGGACTTGGCGCCGGGGATTGAGGGTACCACCGGAAACTGGCATCCGTACGGCTACGCACAGGAGCTCAGTCCGGTGTGGCGCTCGAAGAACAAAGCCTGGCGAAGACTGCCCATGTATCAGCGGGAGACCGAACGCTAA